TTTCGGACCTGCCGTCTTCGACATGGCCACGAACGCCAACATCCTGGATTGCGTCGAGGCCCTGATCGGGCCGGAGATTTCCTCAAACCCGATCCAGCATGTCCGCATAAAGCCGCCGCAACACGCCGTGGCGGCATCCGAGAACCGTGCCCATGTCATTGCGACCGACTGGCACCAGGACCAGGGGGTGACCCTGGAAGAAGCGGACGAAACCACCTTCGTGACCGTCTGGCTGGCAATCACGGATGCCACCATCGAAAACGGCTGCCTGCAGGTCGCCCCCGGAGCCTACCGGGAAATGCTGCCGCATTGTTCCAGGTCCCAGGTCGGGATTGCCGAGCCGTTTCTGCCGAAGGACGATGCCACGCCGGTTCCCGTCAGGGCCGGCGGCGCCGTCATTTTCCACCCGCTGACCCCGCACGGATCACTCGCAAACAAGAGCGATCATTATCGCTGGTCGTTCGATCTGCGCTATCACGTAACGGGACAGCCGTCGGGCCGGAGCCATTTCCCGGAATTTGTCGCGCGCTCGCGCAGCACTCCCGGCTCCGAACTCAAGGACTGGCGTCTCTGGAAGAAGATGTGGGAAGACACCCGCCATCATCTCGCACACAGTGAGCACATTCCTCAGCACCGCTGGGGCAACGACGCACCCTACTGCGCATAAGATACGCACACCAAGCAAACAACCGTTCTGGTCGGAGACGGGAATTGAACCGTAACACTCCCATTCGCCTCGTGGTCATCGGGGCCGGCCTTGTCGGTCAAAGGCATGCGCGCCATGCGGCTGAGCACCCGGACATCGACCTTGCCTGGATTGTCGACCCCAATCCGGATCAGCAGGCACTTGCACGGGAGCTGAATTGCCAGTGGGCGCCGGACCTTGACAGTATGCCGGCCGCCGATTGCCACGCCGCGGTCATCGCGACACCCAATTCCGACCATCTGCCGAGCGGACTGGCCTGCCTGGAAAGGAACTGGGCAACCCTGGTTGAAAAACCCGTGGCCGATACCGTTGAAAACGGCGAACGGCTTGTAACCGCGTTCGAAGCGCGCGGCCTGCCCCTGCTGGTCGGGCACCATCGCCGCTATCACCCGTCGGTCGAGAAGGCAAAGGAACTGCTCGAAACCGCTGCCCTCGGCAATGCCGTGTCCGCCTCGCTGATCTGGGCCGTGCGCAAACCGGACAGCTACTTCCAGGCCGGGCTCTGGCGGCGCAAGAGCGACGGCGGACCGCTGCTCATCAACTTCATTCACGAGGCGGACCTGCTGGTCGGCCTGTTCGGTCCTGTACAGGAAGTCCAGGCCATGGTGTCTCACCATGCGCGTGGGAGCACCGTCGAGGACAGCGCCGCGATCAACATCCGGTTCGAAAGCGGCGTCATTGCCACCGCCATATTGACCGATGCAGCCCTGACCCCGTGGAGTTTCGAAGGTGCCAGCGGTGAAAACCCGAATATCGCGGAGACCGGGATTTCTTCCTGGCGCATCGGCTGCACGGCGGGCAGTTTCGAGTTTCCCGCCCTGCGCGTCTGGACAGATGCGAAAGGCGAGGAAGGCGACTGGTCGCGCCCGCTCAAACACGAGGTGATCGCAACCGACAAGGTCAATCCGCTTCACGAGCAATTGACGCATTTCGCGAGCCTCATCCGGCAGGAAAGCACTATACCGAAGGTCTCCGGCCGCGACGGGCTCGAAGCACTGCGCCTTGTCGAAGCCGTGCGCACGGCTGCGCGCACCGGCCGTCCTGTCGTGGCACACGGCCCGGCGCAGAACGCAAACAGTGTCTGACAACTTTAGGAATTGAGGAACGATCATGAGCAAACCAAAGATTGGCTTTATCGGCATCGGTCTGATGGGCGCGGCCATGTGCAACCGCCTTCTCGACCAGGGCTATGAACTGACAATTGTCGCCAACCGGTCGCGCGAGCGGGTGGACGCGCTTGTCGGCCGTGGTGCGGGTGAAGTGAAATCCGCGCGTGAGGTGGCAGAGGCCAGCGATGTCGTCATGCTGTGCGTCGACACATCCGTGTCCGTGGAAAGCCGGATGTACGGTCCCGAAGGCGTGATCGCCGGGCTGACGCCGGGCAAGATCGTGATTGACTTCGGCACCTCCCTGCCCGCGTCCACGAAGACGATCGGCGCAGCGGTCGCCGAAGCCGGCGCGACTTACCTCGACTGCCCGATCGGGCGCACGCCCTCCCATGCCCTGGAAGGCAAGCTCAACCTGATGTGTTCCGGAGACGCGGCCGCCTACAAGCACGTGGAAGCGGTTCTGAACGACCTTGGCGAAAATGTCTTCCACCTCGGCGCACTCGGCACCGGTCACACGATCAAGCTGATCAACAACTTCTTTGCCCAGGCGGTCGCGAACGGCATGTCGGAAGCCTTTGCCATGGCGGACAAGGCGGGCGTCGACCGTCAGAAAGTCTATGACGTGATGGCAGCCGGTCCGCTGCATTCCGGCATGATGGATTTCGTCAAGGCCTACGCGATCGACAACGATCCGAACAAGCTTGCCTTCTCGATCCGCAATGCGCGCAAGGATGTCGGCTACTACACGGACATGGCCGAAAGCCTCGGCGTGGAGTCGATCATGGCGGCGGGAGCCAAGAAGGCGCTCGACCTTTCCATCGAAGCCGGCAGGGGCGACGAGTTCGTTCCCTTGCAGGTCGACTTCTTCGTGGATCGCTTCAAGGCGGGTAACAAGGATTAGGGTCGGGCCCCTGAACCGGTAAGGCATGGCGCGATTTGCTTCAAGGACCGTTGAAGACAAGCCGTTTCTCGGCATCGTCCTGATACTCGTCGCCTACCTCACCTTCGCCTTCATCGACACGGGCTCGAAATGGCTGGGCGTCCTGGGTCTGGGCGCCCTGCAACTGTCGTTCATGCGCTACTTCGGCCATTTCGTGATTTCACTGGGTCTGTTCGCCGCAAGTGATTTCGACTTCCGCCGGTTGCGCTGCGAGCGCATCTGGCTGGTGCTCCTGCGCGGCGCCCTCCTGACCGGGTCGACGGTCTTCAATTTCGCGGCCCTGCGCTACCTGCCGCTGACGCTCACGTCGACCATCCTGTTCTCGTCACCGATCATGATCTGCGTCCTGTCCTGGCCCTTGCTGCGCGAACGCGTCGGGCTGGTCCGCTGGTCCGCCGTCGCGCTCGGGTTCGCGGGTGTCGCCGTCGCCATTCGGCCGTTCGACGAGGACTTTCACTTTGCCGTCCTGATGTCGCTGGCCGCCGCCTTCTGCTTTGCTCTCTATTCCATCCTGACCCGGAAACTGGCAGGCGTCGTCCCGCCGGACACGATGCAGTTCTATACCGGGTTTGTCGGAACCTTCGCGCTGGTGCCGTTTGCAATTCTCGAATGGCAAAACCCCTCGACCGGTTTTCAATGGTGCGTCCTGGTCGGGCTGGGCATCCTCGGGTGGCTCGGTCACCAGTTCCTGACCAACGCGATGAGTTTCGCGCCGGCCAATCTTCTCATGCCCTTCGGTTATGTCTTCATCCTGTATCTGACGGTCGCGAGCTATCTCGTCTTCGATCAGCTGCCCGACCAGTGGACCGTCATCGGCGCCGCCATTATCGTTGTCTCAGGGCTGATCATCTTCTACCGGGAACGTATTCTCTATGCACGCCGGCTTCGCGCGAACCGGCAGAACGGTCCGGGTCGTTGAGCGAGAGCCACGAAATGCGGCACGCGTCCGCGCGTCTACTTCACCCCGTTCACGTTCAGATAGACCGAATAGAGCGAGCTCGTGCCGGCGATGAACAGCCGGTTGAGTTTCGGACCACCGAAACAGACATTGCCGACCATTTCCGGAATGCGCACCTTCCCGATCAGAACGCCGTCTGCGTTGAGGCAATGAACACCGTCGGCCGCCGAACTCCAGATGCGCCCGTCCCGGTCGAGACGGAAGCCGTCGAAAATGCCGGCCGTGCAGGACGCGAACACGCCACGGTCTTCCAGCGACTTGCCGTCGCTCCCGACCTTGAATTTTTCGATATGCGCCGGTCCGTTCGCGTCATGAGTGATACCCGTGTCCGAGACGAAAAGCCATTCCTCGTCCCCGGAGAAGGCAAGACCGTTGGGTTTGAAGAAACCGTCGGCGACCAACTCAACGGCACCGGTATCCGGGTCCACCCGGTAGACGTTGCAGCTGCCGATCTCGCTGTCCGCGCGGTCGCCCTCATAGTCCATCAGGATCCCGTAGGACGGGTCCGTAAACCAGACGGAGCCGTCCGATTTGACGATGACATCGTTCGGGGAATTCAGCCGCTTGCCGTCCCAGTGCGAAGCAAGAACGCTGATCGAGCCGTCGTGCTCGGTTCGCGTCACGCACCGTGTCAGGTGCTCGCAGGTCACGAGCCTGCCCTGCGTGTCCACCGTGTTGCCATTGGCATTGTTGGACGGGCGTCTGAATTCCGAAACCGACCCGTCGGTTTCGTCCCAGCGCAGGATGCGGTTGTTGGGAATGTCGGACCAGACGAGGTAGCGGCCGGCCGGGAACCAGGCGGGACCTTCGGACCAGCGCGCGCCCGACCAAAGGCGCTCGACGCGCACATGGCCCACGAAACAGTCTTCAAATTCCGGTTCTATGACTTCGAAACCGGTTCCTTCCAAAACGCCAAACATCATGTTTCCCGTTGCTTATCAAATGCCTGTTGCGGGAGGTCGGGCCGCCGTGTCCCCCATCCCTGTTGTTTCATCCTGTTTCCCGGATGCCCCGGGTCAGGTCCCCAGATTGCCTGATACGTATCGACCGCGCAGCCAAGCCGCTGGAGATAGGCCGACGCGGCAATCAGAATGCCCCACCAGCAGACAAGGCTGAGCCACATCCAGTTGGGGGCGTTTGCCGTCCAAAGACCGCTCGCGATCGCACCGATCATAAGAATGAGGGCAAGGTAACCGCAACCCTTGTGAACGCCTTCAAAAACCAGCCGGTGCCGGGTCATATCGTAGTGATCGCCGCGCAGGGAACCGTTGGCCTGCCGGTCGGTCGGACCGCCCTTGCTTCCCCTCAGAAGTCCGGAAAATGCCTGCACCATCGCCAGCGCCAGGACAGAATAGCCGAAGAGGCGATGAATCAGGGCTGTGCCGCTGTTCTGGGAGGACATCAGGACAAGCGCGAGCCCGGCGGCGGACAGCACGACCACGAGCGTCTGGGAGATCCAGTGCGTGCGCCACCAGATCTTGCTGTCCAGTTCACGCGGCCAGTCCTGACCGGGCAGGACCTTGAAGAAACGCGCCATCATGATCGCCAGCGGGGCAAGTATCCCCCAGCCCAGGACCATGAACCGGGCATGCCAGGACAAGGCGACGCCGATTTCATGGGGTCTGGCCGCATCCATCGGGGATATCAGCCACTCCATCATCATCCCTTCACGGCCCCTGCCGTCATGCCGGTTATGATCTGCTTGGAGGCAACGAACGTGAACAGGATCGGCGGGATCGCCAGCAGCATGCCCGTCGCCATGATCACGCCCCAGTTGATGTCGTACTCGGTGATCGAATTCACGATCGTCACGGGCACGGTGCGTGTCGCACGTCCCGACAGGGCGTTTGCCAGAAGAAACTCGTTCCAGGCAATCCGGAATGTGAAGATCGCGGCAGCGGCAAGGCCGGGCTGGATGATCGGCAGGACGACCAGAAAGAACACCTGGAACGGATTGGCCCCGTCCATGCGCGCGGCCTCTTCGAGCTGAATCGGCACCTGCACGATGAAACTCTGAAGGATCCAGATCACGAAGGGAAGGTTCATCGCCGTGTAGATCAGGATGATGCCGGCATAGGTCTGGTCGAGGCCGTACTGGAAGGTCCAGATACCGAAGACCGGGACGAGCAGGACAGCGGGCGGAACCATGCGCATCAGCAGCGTCGTCATGGAGACGGTGCCGCGTCCCATGAACTTGAAGCGCACGAGCGCGTAGGCCGCCATGCAGCCGATGGTCAGCGTCAGCCCGGTCGAGACCAGCCCGACGATCAGCGAGTTGACCAGCGCGCGTCCGAAAGTCGGGTCGCAGTAGTCGACATGCTCCGGCTCGTACCAGAGGAAATTGCACAGCACCGTTTCGTAGTTCTTGATCGTCGGCGAGAAGAAGAAGGCGGGCACCGAGGCGTCATAGACGTCGACATTGGTCTTGAACGAGGTTGCCAGCATCAGGGCGATCGGGCCGACGCTCATCACCACAAGCGCAACGATGAGGGCATAAAAGGCCGGGTTCTGTTTTTCCGATTGCACGGACATCAGGTGTCGTCCTTTTCGGCGGCTGCGCGTTGGCGGGCGGCACGGGCTTCCTGAACGCGGTTGTACAAGAACATTCCGATGGTCAGCGCCATCAGCAACATGAGCAGCAGGTTCGACATGGCGGCCGCTTCTCCGAGCTCCTGGAACTCCTGCGCGGTCCGGAAAATACGAAGCGCGAGGATTTCGGTCGAAAGACCGGGGCCACCATTGGTCAGGACCAGGATCACCTCCAGCACCTTGAAGGCATCGATCAGGCGCAGCAGAAGCGTGACGATCAGGACCGGCATCATCAGGGGCAGCTTGATCATGAAGATCTTCTGCCACTCGTTGGCACCGTCGATCTCCGCGGCCTCCAGCGCCGAACGCGGCAGAGACTGCATCGCGGCAAGCGCCAGGATGAAGATGAACGGCGTCCACTGCCACACATCGGCAATCACGATCGCTATGAACGACCAGGTGCTGTCGGAGAGCCAGGGTATTCCCTCGAACCCGAAGCTCTTGAGCGTGCGGTTAAAGATGCCGACGGTCGGGTGATACATGTAGCGCCACATCAGGCCGACCACGATCGGTGCGATCATCATCGGCAGGATGAAGACGGTTCGAAGCACCGCCATTCCCTTGAGCTTCCGGTCCAGCAGCAAGGCAAGCCCGACACCCAGGATCATTTCGAGCGTCACGACGATCGCGGCGAACCGGATGGTCACCCAGAAGCTTTCGCGAAAGGCGCCGTCGTTCCACAGGTTCACATAGTTCCGAAACCCGATGAACTCGGCCTGGCCGATCCGCTGGCTCGGGCTCCAGTCCAGGAAACTGGCATAGACCATGTATCCGATCGGATAGAGCAGCGCGAAAACCAGGATGATCCCTGCCGGCGCCAGAAACATGTATGGGGTCAGCCGATTGGCCTTGATCGCAACGCTCATTGCGGATCGCTTTCAGTGAGGATTTTTGAGAGCCCCGCGGCATGGCCGCGGGGCAGCGTCTGGGTTACTGGGTCCAGGTGTAGTACCCGGCATCATCCATCAGCGCCTGGGTGCGCTCGGCGACACCGTCAAGGGACTCCTGAACCGGTGCGTCTTCCGTGATGATCTTGGAGAGTGTCGTGCCGAGATCGGCATTGATCTTGCCCCAGACCGGGATGATCGGACGCCAGTCCGGATCGGCGTTCTTGAGCGCTTCACCGAAGGTTGCCATATGCGGGAACTTTTCGTTCACGTCCGCGTCGGCATGGGTCGAATAGCGGGACGGGTTGCCGCCGGCCATGGCGATCAGCTTATCGGCTTTCTTGCTGGTCAGCCATTGCATCAGCAGGAAGGCCGCGTCCTTGTTCTGGGCATTCTTCGGAATACCGATACCGAAGCCGCCCGTCTGGGACCCGGCTCTCACGCCGACGGGATGCGGGGCCCATTCAACCAGACCGACCACCTTGGATTTGTCGGGATTATTGACCTGACCGGCAAAGACGGTGGAATCCAGGAACATCGCCGAATTGCCCTGCAGGAAAGACGCACCCGCTTCTGCAAAACCGAAGGTCTTGGAACCTTCCGCGCCGCAATTGACGATCTTCTTCAGGGCTTCCGCTGCCTGGACGCCTTCCGCGTTGTTGACGATCGGCTTCCATTCGTCATCAAAGATCCGGCCTCCGAGCGGAGCGAGATGCAACAGGAACGCATGACTGGCGTGGTGGCCCGAAGCCGCACGCGAGGCAAGACCGCCCATGCCGGGCTCCAGTTCCGGGATCAGGCAGACGAGTTCCAGCAGCTCCTCGTAGGTTTCCGGCACCTTCAGGTCGTGCTTGTCGAAAATGTCTTTCCGATAGCCGAGGATCGAGGTTTCAGAACCGAAGGGCAGACCGAAAAGCGAGCCGGTCGGGCCCGGAAGATAGCCCTTCTTGCCGCCGGCAACGCCGATATTGGCAACGTAGCCGTCGATGAGGTCTTCCGCTTCGTAGTTCGGATCTGCCAGTTTCGGGTTCATGAAGAAGCGCGCCAGGTTCTCCAGCTGATCGGCATAGACATAGTCGGCCTTGGAGAACACGACATAGGCGATCAGATCGTAGTCGCCGCGGTTCTTGGTCAACTCGAGCGTCTGGCGCTCACGCATTTTCAGATATTGCAACTGGTCGACTTCGACCCGGATACCGGTTTCCTTGGTGAATTCCGGCAGGACCTTCATCACCGCATCAAAGTGCGGGTGCGCGGGGAAATTGACCACAAGCGTCTCGCCGGCAAACTCCTCGTAAGGATTGGCAAGCGCGGCGGTTGCGCCAAGCGCGAGGCCGGCAACGGCACAGACTGTCGTTTTCAGGTATTTCAGCATTCATTCCTCCCTCAGAAGCAAGGTTCAGATCACCTGATGGCAACCTCTGTCTCGCGGTCGAACATGTGTATGCCCTCCCTGTTGACCGCAAATCTCAGTGTTTCGCCCAGGGCAATGGGCGTTTCGGACTTGAGTTCGACCTCGACTTTCTGGCCGCCGCAGTCGCATAGGAGAACGGACTGTGCACCGATGTATTCGGAGACGATCACCTTGAGATCGATGGACTCATGATCCGGCGCGTCCGGGCTGTAGTGCAGGTCGGACGGACGGATGCCGAGGGTCATGGCGTTGGAGGACAGCGATGCGACGGCTGCCGCCTTGTCCTCCGGCAGAACCAGTTCGAAGCCGTTGCCTGAGACGAACGAGCGTCCCGAAAGATCCTGGACTTCGGCTTCCAGAAAGTTCATCGGCGGCGAGCCGAGAAAACCGGCGACGAATTTGTTCGCAGGCCGCTTGAAGAGTTCTTCCGGGGTGCCCTGCTGCTGGATGTATCCGCCATGCATGACGACGATCCTGTCACCCAGCGTCATCGCCTCGATCTGGTCATGCGTTACATAGATCATGTTTTTGCGAACCTTCTGGCGCATGAGCGCCAGCTCGGCGCGCATCTGTCCGCGCAGCTTCGCATCCAGGTTCGACAGGGGTTCGTCGAACAGGAACGTGCCCGCATCCCGCGTCAGCGCCCGCCCCATCGCAACGCGCTGCCGCTGCCCGCCGGACAGTTCGCCCGGTTTCCGGTGAAGGAAATTCGTCAGCCCGAGCATGTCGGCCACCCTGCCGACCTTCTCGTCGATTTCCTTTTTCGGACGCCGCTGAAGACGCAGTGCGAATGACATGTTCCTGGCGACATTCATGTGCGGATAAAGCGCGTAGTCCTGAAACACCATCGCAAGGTCGCGCGCCTTCGGCTCGAGCTTGCTGACCGGTCTGTCGTCGATGAAGATCTCGCCGTCGCTGACGGTCTCCAGACCGGCGATCATGCGCAACGTGGTGGATTTTCCGCATCCGGACGGGCCGACAAGAACGGTGAATTCGTTCTCCTCCATGTCCAGATTGATGCCGTGAAGCACCTCGAAGTTCCCGTATCGCTTGACGAGGTTTTCAAGTCTGATGCGCGGCATTTTTCCTCCCGGGGCATCGAACAACGATGCAAGCGCTATGTGACCGGTCACATTTCCAATTTGTTACCGGTCACAATATCACATGTGTTATCGGTAACAAGAGAAATTTTGTTAAATTTTCAATTGAATCGGAACCCCGCTCCCGGGTCAGGTGCTATCGCGGAACGACACCTCGGCGGGAACGAGGATCTGCTGTGCAGCAATGTCGCGTGACTGACCGGGAAGCAGAAGTCTTTTCAGGAGCTTGCCGGTTTCGCGTCCGATCCTGACCGGATCGACAACGACGGTTGACAGCTTGGGCACCGCGAAACGCGACACTTCGAAATTGCCGAAGCCGGCAACCGCAATGTCGTCCGGAACCTTGTAACCTTGCGAGATCAGCCGGCTCTGCACACCGAATGCGGCGATGTCGGAGACGCAGAACACGCAATCCGTATCCGGATAGTCCTGAAGGATCTGTCCGGCGGCCTCCGACCCGGCTTCGATCGTCAGGGGCGGAATACCGTACTGGACCATGCGATGGGATGACAGACCGGCCTCGTGCATGGCCTTGAGATAGCCGTTCCGCCGGGCG
This region of uncultured Roseibium sp. genomic DNA includes:
- a CDS encoding phytanoyl-CoA dioxygenase family protein, yielding MLSQGDVELFRKQGYLVVEGLLDAEALTNVRDEYSSLMDDLYGSWQRDGKVPQPHEGMGFWDKLDRAYRGGFEWYQPFDISLPHSGISDDTPMHFGPAVFDMATNANILDCVEALIGPEISSNPIQHVRIKPPQHAVAASENRAHVIATDWHQDQGVTLEEADETTFVTVWLAITDATIENGCLQVAPGAYREMLPHCSRSQVGIAEPFLPKDDATPVPVRAGGAVIFHPLTPHGSLANKSDHYRWSFDLRYHVTGQPSGRSHFPEFVARSRSTPGSELKDWRLWKKMWEDTRHHLAHSEHIPQHRWGNDAPYCA
- a CDS encoding Gfo/Idh/MocA family oxidoreductase, whose amino-acid sequence is MNRNTPIRLVVIGAGLVGQRHARHAAEHPDIDLAWIVDPNPDQQALARELNCQWAPDLDSMPAADCHAAVIATPNSDHLPSGLACLERNWATLVEKPVADTVENGERLVTAFEARGLPLLVGHHRRYHPSVEKAKELLETAALGNAVSASLIWAVRKPDSYFQAGLWRRKSDGGPLLINFIHEADLLVGLFGPVQEVQAMVSHHARGSTVEDSAAINIRFESGVIATAILTDAALTPWSFEGASGENPNIAETGISSWRIGCTAGSFEFPALRVWTDAKGEEGDWSRPLKHEVIATDKVNPLHEQLTHFASLIRQESTIPKVSGRDGLEALRLVEAVRTAARTGRPVVAHGPAQNANSV
- a CDS encoding NAD(P)-dependent oxidoreductase — translated: MSKPKIGFIGIGLMGAAMCNRLLDQGYELTIVANRSRERVDALVGRGAGEVKSAREVAEASDVVMLCVDTSVSVESRMYGPEGVIAGLTPGKIVIDFGTSLPASTKTIGAAVAEAGATYLDCPIGRTPSHALEGKLNLMCSGDAAAYKHVEAVLNDLGENVFHLGALGTGHTIKLINNFFAQAVANGMSEAFAMADKAGVDRQKVYDVMAAGPLHSGMMDFVKAYAIDNDPNKLAFSIRNARKDVGYYTDMAESLGVESIMAAGAKKALDLSIEAGRGDEFVPLQVDFFVDRFKAGNKD
- a CDS encoding DMT family transporter, whose amino-acid sequence is MARFASRTVEDKPFLGIVLILVAYLTFAFIDTGSKWLGVLGLGALQLSFMRYFGHFVISLGLFAASDFDFRRLRCERIWLVLLRGALLTGSTVFNFAALRYLPLTLTSTILFSSPIMICVLSWPLLRERVGLVRWSAVALGFAGVAVAIRPFDEDFHFAVLMSLAAAFCFALYSILTRKLAGVVPPDTMQFYTGFVGTFALVPFAILEWQNPSTGFQWCVLVGLGILGWLGHQFLTNAMSFAPANLLMPFGYVFILYLTVASYLVFDQLPDQWTVIGAAIIVVSGLIIFYRERILYARRLRANRQNGPGR
- a CDS encoding SMP-30/gluconolactonase/LRE family protein produces the protein MFGVLEGTGFEVIEPEFEDCFVGHVRVERLWSGARWSEGPAWFPAGRYLVWSDIPNNRILRWDETDGSVSEFRRPSNNANGNTVDTQGRLVTCEHLTRCVTRTEHDGSISVLASHWDGKRLNSPNDVIVKSDGSVWFTDPSYGILMDYEGDRADSEIGSCNVYRVDPDTGAVELVADGFFKPNGLAFSGDEEWLFVSDTGITHDANGPAHIEKFKVGSDGKSLEDRGVFASCTAGIFDGFRLDRDGRIWSSAADGVHCLNADGVLIGKVRIPEMVGNVCFGGPKLNRLFIAGTSSLYSVYLNVNGVK
- a CDS encoding cytochrome b561 domain-containing protein yields the protein MMMEWLISPMDAARPHEIGVALSWHARFMVLGWGILAPLAIMMARFFKVLPGQDWPRELDSKIWWRTHWISQTLVVVLSAAGLALVLMSSQNSGTALIHRLFGYSVLALAMVQAFSGLLRGSKGGPTDRQANGSLRGDHYDMTRHRLVFEGVHKGCGYLALILMIGAIASGLWTANAPNWMWLSLVCWWGILIAASAYLQRLGCAVDTYQAIWGPDPGHPGNRMKQQGWGTRRPDLPQQAFDKQRET
- a CDS encoding carbohydrate ABC transporter permease; amino-acid sequence: MSVQSEKQNPAFYALIVALVVMSVGPIALMLATSFKTNVDVYDASVPAFFFSPTIKNYETVLCNFLWYEPEHVDYCDPTFGRALVNSLIVGLVSTGLTLTIGCMAAYALVRFKFMGRGTVSMTTLLMRMVPPAVLLVPVFGIWTFQYGLDQTYAGIILIYTAMNLPFVIWILQSFIVQVPIQLEEAARMDGANPFQVFFLVVLPIIQPGLAAAAIFTFRIAWNEFLLANALSGRATRTVPVTIVNSITEYDINWGVIMATGMLLAIPPILFTFVASKQIITGMTAGAVKG
- a CDS encoding sugar ABC transporter permease codes for the protein MSVAIKANRLTPYMFLAPAGIILVFALLYPIGYMVYASFLDWSPSQRIGQAEFIGFRNYVNLWNDGAFRESFWVTIRFAAIVVTLEMILGVGLALLLDRKLKGMAVLRTVFILPMMIAPIVVGLMWRYMYHPTVGIFNRTLKSFGFEGIPWLSDSTWSFIAIVIADVWQWTPFIFILALAAMQSLPRSALEAAEIDGANEWQKIFMIKLPLMMPVLIVTLLLRLIDAFKVLEVILVLTNGGPGLSTEILALRIFRTAQEFQELGEAAAMSNLLLMLLMALTIGMFLYNRVQEARAARQRAAAEKDDT
- a CDS encoding extracellular solute-binding protein — its product is MLKYLKTTVCAVAGLALGATAALANPYEEFAGETLVVNFPAHPHFDAVMKVLPEFTKETGIRVEVDQLQYLKMRERQTLELTKNRGDYDLIAYVVFSKADYVYADQLENLARFFMNPKLADPNYEAEDLIDGYVANIGVAGGKKGYLPGPTGSLFGLPFGSETSILGYRKDIFDKHDLKVPETYEELLELVCLIPELEPGMGGLASRAASGHHASHAFLLHLAPLGGRIFDDEWKPIVNNAEGVQAAEALKKIVNCGAEGSKTFGFAEAGASFLQGNSAMFLDSTVFAGQVNNPDKSKVVGLVEWAPHPVGVRAGSQTGGFGIGIPKNAQNKDAAFLLMQWLTSKKADKLIAMAGGNPSRYSTHADADVNEKFPHMATFGEALKNADPDWRPIIPVWGKINADLGTTLSKIITEDAPVQESLDGVAERTQALMDDAGYYTWTQ
- a CDS encoding ABC transporter ATP-binding protein, with the protein product MPRIRLENLVKRYGNFEVLHGINLDMEENEFTVLVGPSGCGKSTTLRMIAGLETVSDGEIFIDDRPVSKLEPKARDLAMVFQDYALYPHMNVARNMSFALRLQRRPKKEIDEKVGRVADMLGLTNFLHRKPGELSGGQRQRVAMGRALTRDAGTFLFDEPLSNLDAKLRGQMRAELALMRQKVRKNMIYVTHDQIEAMTLGDRIVVMHGGYIQQQGTPEELFKRPANKFVAGFLGSPPMNFLEAEVQDLSGRSFVSGNGFELVLPEDKAAAVASLSSNAMTLGIRPSDLHYSPDAPDHESIDLKVIVSEYIGAQSVLLCDCGGQKVEVELKSETPIALGETLRFAVNREGIHMFDRETEVAIR